TTTCTCCGCATATACACTGCCCATCACAGCAAATTGCTTCAAGTTATCGGCGCTGCAGTCTGCGACCGCACCTGCGTCAAGCATTATTGTCGGGCCATTTTTCCCCGGCCAGACGCACGCAATGGCCGGGCGATCAATACCCTTGATCCTGCCCAGCCTGAGTGTTGCGACCGCCATGGCCGCAGCTGTATTGCCGACACTGACCATGGCATCGGCCTCACCTTTTTTGACCATAGACGCGGCAACAACCATGGACGCGTCACGCTTCGTGCGGACGGCATCCACATGGTCGTCCATCGTGATCACTTCCGAGGTGTGTCTTATCGTAACTCTATCAGACGCGGCAAACTCAGCCGGCAGATGATGACGTATTGCCCCCTCATCACCGACAAGAACTACATCCACGTCGTGCAGTTTGCTGCCCTGCGCCGCTCCCTTGACTATCTCAGCGGGAGCAAAATCGCCACCCATCGCATCGACGGCAATTATCATGCGTGAATCCCTTCAACGCCGCCAGTTTGCAACTTATTCGGCTTTCTGCTTTTCCTTGATTTCTATCACCAGCCGGCCGTTGTAATAGCCACACGACGGGCAGGCATGGTGCGGCTGCGATGGAGCATGGCAGCGCGGGCATTCCGAAACGGTCGGCACGTTGAGCTTGTAATGCGTTCTGCGCAGACGCGTCCTTTGATTTGAATGTCTTCTTTTCGGTAAAGGCATTTAGTTCTCCTTAATCAATAGCGAAGAGTGGAAAGTGGAGAGCTAAGAGTCCACTTACACCCTTGAAATTCACGACGAATTATTACTCGTCTTCTTCGAGCAACTCTGCGAGCGCACCAAACGGAGATTCATCACTCTCCGCCGGGCATCCGCATGGCCCCTGATTGAGGTCCTTGCCGCAGTGCGGACAAAGACCCTTGCACTCATCTGAGCACAAATTCTTGATCGGAACAGCGACCGCTATATTCTGGCGCAGCAGCTCTGTCAGGTCGAGAACATAGTCCACAAACAGCGGCTCTTTCTCGTCCTCGGGAAGCTCCTGCTCTTCCAGCACCTCGATCGTGTGTCCCGGTATTTGCAATTCTTCTTCTATCGGCAGCCTCAGATCGATTGTATACGTTTTAAGACACCTGGTGCACTCAAGCTCAATGATTGTCTCAAAGTGTCCCCGTGTCACTATATGCTTGCCGGTATTACTAAAAGTTACTTCACCGCTTATCGGCTTGATGCATTTGATCCCGCTCTCCGGGTCATCAATAGGCGGCTCATCTATATTATACTTGATTCGCTTGCCAAGGTGCGATGCTATTTCACTTAGATCGAGTTTCATTGGTCAGCACCTGTATTCTATGACTTGCTAAGCGCCTTCAACAACCTGCACGGTCTCACGCGCGATGACCCGCTCTTCATTGGTCGGGATCAGCAGGATTCTCACGTTGGAGCCGTCTTTGCTGATGTCCGCCGGGCCCTTGAGCTTGTCGTTCTTGTCGGAATCCATCTCGATACCAAAGAAATCCATGCCGTCGCAAACTCTGGCGCGAATGGTCTTGCTGTTTTCTCCGATCCCGCCTGTAAAGACAATTGCGTCAAGTCCGCCCATAGCCGCAATGTAAGCGCCGATATATTTGCGGATCCGGTAGCAGAAGATATCAAGCGCCAGCTTAGCGCGTTTGTTGCCTTCATCCGCTGCATTCTCTACATCGCGCATATCGCCGGATACGCCGGATACACCCAGCAGGCCGCTCTTCTTGTTTATCAGATCATCCAGGTCTTCAGGTGTGGCGCTTAGTTTCTTGCCCAAATATGTCAGTATTGCCGGATCGATATCCCCGCATCGTGTGCCCATCATAAGTCCCTCTGCCGGTGTCACACCCATCGAGGTATCCATTACTTTTCCGCCCACTACGGCAGCCATACTCGATCCATTACCCAAGTGACAAGTAATTATACGCGATTTATCCGGGTCGATGTTCATCGACTTGAGCATCTTCAGAGCCTGGCCGGTGACATATCTGTGGGAGGTGCCGTGGAAACCATAGCGCCTGATCCCGTAATCCTGATAATACTTATATGGCAAGGCATATGTATAAGCGTAATCGGGCATGGTGGCATGAAAAGCCGTATCAAAGACCGCCACCTGAGGCACACCGGGCATCAGCTTCATACATGCTCGAATGCCTTTGGCGTTGGCCGGATTGTGCAGAGGACCGAGGTCACTGAGCTTCTCGATCTCCAGCACGACTTCTTCATTCACCAATGTCGGCTGAACGAACCGCTCGCCGCCATGGAGCACTCTGTGGCCGACTGCGGATATCTCGTCCATGCTCTTTACCGCACCGACTTTGGGGTCCTTGAGCAGGCTGAATACATGGTCTATCGCATCGGCATGATCGGCCATATCCACATCCACTTCAGCCTTGCCATTGGCGACGCACTCGTGTTTGACTCTGCCTCCGCCGCCTGCCGCTCCAATGCGCTCGGCTAAGCCCTTTGCCAGAACCTCTTCACTCTCTGAATCGATCAACTGATATTTTAGTGAGCTTGACCCACTGTTTAATATTAAGATTTTCATCAATACACCAGTTCTAAAAATTCTGAATTACTGTATGGCTTGCACTGCTGTTATGGCAGCTACATTTACTATATCCTCCGCGTTGCATCCGCGGGAAAGATCATTTACAGGCTTTCTGAGACCCTGCAGAACGGGTCCGTAAGCCTCGGCCTTGGCAAGTCTCTCGGTCATCTTATAGCAGATATTGCCGGTGTTGAGGTCAGGGAAGATAAGCACGTTCGCCTTACCCGCCACAGGACTGCCCGGAGCCTTCTTTTGGCCGATCCAGTCGACCAGAGCAGAGTCTGCCTGAAGCTCGCCGTCCAGCATGAGGTCAGGCATTCTCTCTTTTGCAATCTTCGTCGCTTCGACTACTTTGTCTACCAGTGGGTCGGATGCACTTCCTTTGGTGGAGAATGAGAGCATAGCCACCCGAGGCTCATAGCCAAGCAGGTTCTTCATCGTCTTCGCGCTCTGCAGCGCAATCTCTGCAAGCTCATCTGCCGCTGGGTTAATCACAAGCCCACAGTCAGAGAAAATAAAAGTTCCATCCTCACCATATTCGCAGTCCGGCACGATCATGACAAAGAAACTCGACACCAGCTTGCAGTCCGGTGCGGTGCGCAGAATCTGCAGAGCGGGTCTGACTGTGTCGGCTGTCGAGTGAGTGGCGCCGGAGACCTGTCCGTCGGCCTGGTTATCGGCGACCATCATGCAACCGAAGTGCAATGGGTCGGCGATCATTGTGCGAGCTTTATCTTCGGTCATACCCTTGTGCTTGCGCATTTCATAGAACTGCTTTGCGTATTCGTCGAACTTGGGTGACTTGACCGGATCGATCACTTTGCATCCAGAAATATTAGCCCCCGACTTTTCGACTGCGGATACGATCTTGTCCTCAGGATTGACCAGGATAACCTCGGCCAAGCCCTGCTCCACTATCTTTTGAGCGGCAGTGACTGTCCTGACATCTTCAGCTTCCGGCAGCACAATTCTTTTCTTGGCAGTCTTTGCTCTGGCATAGACTGTTTCCATTACATTTGGCATTGTTTTCAACTCCACTGTACAGCGCCAAACGTCATAAGGTCACAACGCCACAGAATTCTATTTTCTCGATATGTGGCGCACTGACATTATGACGTTCAGACGTAAGACATTTCGACTTATCTTCTGATTCCGCGTCCGACGGGAATGATCGGTTCCGAAGTCTGCACGGCGCTGATGCGCACATCCAGCTTCTCGCGGCCTTTCTGAATTGTACCCATAACTTTGGCCAAATGATTCTCAATGGCCGAAAGAACATCACGCGCATATTCGTCGGACCCACGCCTGATCTCCCTTGCTGCATTCTCGGCACTGGCCATAATTTCCTGAGCCTGGGCTTTGGCCATACGGTTTATCTCGCTGGTGTCGACCAGCTTGGAAGCCATCTGTCGTGCCTCCTCCATAACCCGGTTTGACTCTTCTATGGCCTGCTCTTTAATCATTTCGGCTTCTTCTTTGGCTGCAAGCACGATCTTGTCGCTGTCATTGGCGACCCGGCTGGCTCTGCGCACTTCATCGGGCAGCGATGCTCTGATCTTGTTGATCAGCATATGAAACTCTTCCAGATCCAACCCCCATGCCTTGCCGAAGAAAGATGTGCTGCTTTCAGCCAGATCTTCCAGGTCATCAAGTAATCTTAATATGTCTCCCTGATTGCCTCCCCCGTTCAGAAAAGGTCTGCGCACAACCATCTGTTCTTGATCTATCATCTTCTAAGCCTCCTGCCCTCTCTGATGCAGTCTTTCAAGTACTCTCGCTTCAATGACTTTCGGCACCATCCCCTGTATCGGGGCACCGAGTTCCACAACTTCCTTGACCAAACTGGAACTTAAAAACAGGTGCTCAGGGCTTGTCATCATAAAAAGTGTTTCAACCTGATCATTCAGGCTCTTGTTCATTAGCGCCTGCTGGAACTCGGCCTCGAAGTCCGATATGGCCCTGAGTCCCTTTATGACAGCCCTTGCGCCCTGGCTTACTACATAGTCTACCGTAAGTCCATGGAAATAGTCTACATTAACATTGGCTAAGTGTCCACATGCTTCGCGTAAAAATTGCATTCTTTCAGGCACATCGAAGAGTGGAATTTTTTTCGGGTTGACGGCAACAGCCACCAC
The DNA window shown above is from bacterium and carries:
- the rpmF gene encoding 50S ribosomal protein L32; translation: MPLPKRRHSNQRTRLRRTHYKLNVPTVSECPRCHAPSQPHHACPSCGYYNGRLVIEIKEKQKAE
- a CDS encoding DUF177 domain-containing protein; amino-acid sequence: MKLDLSEIASHLGKRIKYNIDEPPIDDPESGIKCIKPISGEVTFSNTGKHIVTRGHFETIIELECTRCLKTYTIDLRLPIEEELQIPGHTIEVLEEQELPEDEKEPLFVDYVLDLTELLRQNIAVAVPIKNLCSDECKGLCPHCGKDLNQGPCGCPAESDESPFGALAELLEEDE
- a CDS encoding acetate kinase, whose protein sequence is MKILILNSGSSSLKYQLIDSESEEVLAKGLAERIGAAGGGGRVKHECVANGKAEVDVDMADHADAIDHVFSLLKDPKVGAVKSMDEISAVGHRVLHGGERFVQPTLVNEEVVLEIEKLSDLGPLHNPANAKGIRACMKLMPGVPQVAVFDTAFHATMPDYAYTYALPYKYYQDYGIRRYGFHGTSHRYVTGQALKMLKSMNIDPDKSRIITCHLGNGSSMAAVVGGKVMDTSMGVTPAEGLMMGTRCGDIDPAILTYLGKKLSATPEDLDDLINKKSGLLGVSGVSGDMRDVENAADEGNKRAKLALDIFCYRIRKYIGAYIAAMGGLDAIVFTGGIGENSKTIRARVCDGMDFFGIEMDSDKNDKLKGPADISKDGSNVRILLIPTNEERVIARETVQVVEGA
- the pta gene encoding phosphate acetyltransferase, which encodes MPNVMETVYARAKTAKKRIVLPEAEDVRTVTAAQKIVEQGLAEVILVNPEDKIVSAVEKSGANISGCKVIDPVKSPKFDEYAKQFYEMRKHKGMTEDKARTMIADPLHFGCMMVADNQADGQVSGATHSTADTVRPALQILRTAPDCKLVSSFFVMIVPDCEYGEDGTFIFSDCGLVINPAADELAEIALQSAKTMKNLLGYEPRVAMLSFSTKGSASDPLVDKVVEATKIAKERMPDLMLDGELQADSALVDWIGQKKAPGSPVAGKANVLIFPDLNTGNICYKMTERLAKAEAYGPVLQGLRKPVNDLSRGCNAEDIVNVAAITAVQAIQ
- the coaD gene encoding pantetheine-phosphate adenylyltransferase, whose protein sequence is MKAVYPGSFDPVTSGHLDIIERAASIFDELVVAVAVNPKKIPLFDVPERMQFLREACGHLANVNVDYFHGLTVDYVVSQGARAVIKGLRAISDFEAEFQQALMNKSLNDQVETLFMMTSPEHLFLSSSLVKEVVELGAPIQGMVPKVIEARVLERLHQRGQEA